The following are from one region of the Carnobacterium gallinarum DSM 4847 genome:
- a CDS encoding beta-glucoside-specific PTS transporter subunit IIABC, with product MKYTNTAKEIIELVGGEKNVKSVTHCMTRLRFVLNNEGIVNDDQVKQVPGVMGVMRKGGQYQIIIGNDVSSYYKELVKLGHFSNDGGSEESGPKKNLFEAFVDVISGCMSPLIPAMLGGGMIKVLLIILPMTGVLKDSSQTFAMLSFFGDAPFYFMPIMLAFTAAQKFKVSPMLAVSVAGIMLHPNFVGMVTAGDPLHLFGLPVTLASYGSSVIPILIMVWLMKYIETFFDKIIPSVIKSITVPLLVLLISGIIALVLVGPIGIYAGQALSTAIIWIQSKAGWLAMGLMAAFMPLIVMTGMHWAFAPIFLIASPATPDILILPAMLAANLAQGAAALAVSFKTKDKNLKQVAMGSGISALLAGVTEPALYGITLKYKRPLYAAMISGAICGVYMGITGLESYAFAVPSLVSIPQFIGGEGNSNSINAIIVAVMSMVLTFILTWIFGIDEGNLDSKKAVVEAPESVKTGSSDPMKIYAPVKGQVIPLEKVNDEAFSSKMMGEGVAILPESDTLYAPFDGTVSVLFPTKHAIGLTSESGIELLIHVGVDTVELNGEFFTAHIEAGDVVKKGQPILTVDFDQVKAAGYDCVTPIIVTNTPNFIDVVVKEISETESQETLIYVV from the coding sequence ATGAAGTATACAAATACAGCAAAAGAAATCATTGAGTTAGTTGGTGGTGAGAAAAATGTTAAATCGGTTACACATTGTATGACTCGTTTGCGTTTTGTTTTAAATAATGAAGGAATTGTTAATGATGATCAGGTTAAACAAGTACCAGGTGTAATGGGGGTTATGCGGAAGGGAGGTCAATATCAGATTATTATTGGCAATGATGTTTCTTCTTATTATAAAGAGCTAGTAAAATTAGGACATTTTAGTAATGATGGAGGTAGTGAAGAATCAGGTCCAAAAAAGAATTTATTTGAAGCCTTTGTTGATGTGATTTCGGGTTGTATGTCACCATTGATTCCAGCGATGCTAGGCGGCGGGATGATTAAGGTATTGCTGATTATTCTACCAATGACTGGAGTATTAAAAGATTCCAGTCAAACTTTTGCGATGCTGTCATTCTTTGGCGATGCACCATTTTACTTTATGCCAATTATGTTGGCTTTTACAGCGGCTCAAAAATTTAAAGTTTCGCCAATGCTGGCAGTGTCAGTTGCTGGAATTATGCTGCATCCAAACTTTGTCGGGATGGTAACAGCCGGTGACCCGCTCCACTTATTCGGTTTACCTGTTACGTTAGCTTCATATGGTTCTTCAGTTATTCCAATTTTAATTATGGTTTGGTTAATGAAATACATTGAAACCTTTTTTGATAAAATTATTCCATCCGTGATTAAGAGTATTACGGTGCCGTTATTGGTATTGTTGATTTCTGGAATCATTGCGTTAGTTTTAGTTGGACCAATTGGCATCTACGCAGGTCAAGCTTTATCAACAGCAATTATTTGGATTCAAAGCAAAGCAGGTTGGTTAGCAATGGGCTTAATGGCAGCCTTTATGCCGTTAATTGTGATGACTGGAATGCATTGGGCATTTGCTCCAATTTTCTTAATTGCTTCACCAGCTACGCCAGATATCTTGATTTTACCAGCGATGTTAGCAGCGAATTTAGCGCAAGGGGCGGCGGCTTTAGCAGTTTCCTTTAAAACAAAAGATAAAAATTTAAAGCAAGTGGCAATGGGATCGGGAATTTCAGCGTTATTAGCAGGAGTTACTGAGCCGGCACTTTATGGGATTACGTTGAAATACAAACGTCCTTTATATGCAGCAATGATTTCTGGGGCAATCTGTGGTGTTTACATGGGAATTACAGGATTAGAATCCTATGCATTTGCCGTTCCATCATTAGTATCGATTCCTCAATTTATTGGCGGTGAGGGCAACAGCAATAGTATAAATGCTATTATAGTTGCTGTAATGTCAATGGTTTTAACGTTTATTTTAACGTGGATATTTGGAATTGATGAAGGGAATTTGGATAGTAAAAAAGCGGTAGTTGAGGCACCTGAATCAGTGAAAACAGGTAGTAGTGACCCAATGAAAATCTATGCACCTGTTAAAGGGCAAGTTATTCCATTGGAGAAGGTTAATGATGAAGCTTTTTCTAGCAAGATGATGGGTGAAGGTGTGGCAATCTTACCTGAGTCAGATACGTTATATGCCCCCTTCGATGGTACAGTTTCAGTTTTATTTCCAACAAAGCATGCAATTGGTCTGACTAGTGAGAGTGGGATTGAATTATTGATTCATGTGGGAGTGGATACAGTTGAGTTAAATGGTGAATTTTTCACGGCGCATATTGAAGCAGGGGATGTTGTCAAAAAAGGGCAACCAATTTTAACGGTTGATTTTGATCAAGTGAAAGCAGCAGGTTATGACTGTGTGACACCGATTATTGTGACAAATACACCGAATTTTATTGATGTTGTTGTCAAAGAAATCAGTGAGACTGAAAGTCAAGAGACATTAATTTATGTTGTTTAA
- the licT gene encoding BglG family transcription antiterminator LicT, with protein sequence MIIKRVLNNNTVISVNSMGVEVLLMGKGVAFGKKRNQAVDMELVEKTFLLRDKDTLSKFTELLIDVPMEHILVAEKIINFGKIKLGKNLNETIYVNLTDHIHSSVERYQEGIILKNPLRWDIERFYPDEYSVGEKAIEIVRNELGIAFEIDEAAFIAIHFVNAEQDKTFQLAYEVTEITKQIENIVKKEYRTEFDESSLDYYRFITHLKFFAQRLLVGEHYEDDDVELLATLQSKYHLEYLCAMQIGDFVKAEFDYELSSTELLYLTAHIRRVTKNL encoded by the coding sequence ATGATCATAAAACGTGTGTTGAATAATAATACGGTTATTTCTGTAAATAGTATGGGCGTTGAGGTTTTATTGATGGGCAAAGGTGTTGCTTTTGGTAAGAAGCGGAATCAAGCAGTTGATATGGAACTGGTGGAAAAAACCTTCTTATTGCGTGATAAAGATACATTAAGCAAATTCACCGAGCTTTTAATTGATGTACCGATGGAACATATTTTAGTGGCAGAAAAAATTATTAATTTTGGAAAGATTAAGCTTGGTAAAAATTTAAATGAAACGATCTATGTAAATTTAACGGATCACATTCATTCTTCGGTTGAGCGTTATCAAGAGGGCATTATTTTAAAAAATCCGTTGCGATGGGACATTGAACGTTTTTACCCAGACGAATACAGCGTTGGCGAAAAGGCTATTGAAATTGTCCGGAATGAACTAGGAATCGCTTTTGAAATTGATGAAGCGGCTTTTATTGCCATTCATTTTGTGAATGCTGAGCAGGACAAAACTTTTCAGCTGGCTTATGAAGTCACAGAAATAACGAAACAAATTGAAAATATTGTAAAAAAAGAATATCGAACTGAATTTGATGAAAGTTCACTCGATTATTATCGCTTTATTACGCATCTAAAATTTTTCGCACAGCGGCTGTTAGTTGGGGAACATTATGAAGATGATGATGTGGAGCTACTGGCTACACTGCAAAGTAAATATCATCTAGAATATTTGTGTGCGATGCAGATTGGTGACTTTGTTAAGGCGGAATTTGATTATGAGTTAAGCTCAACAGAATTATTATACCTAACTGCACATATTAGAAGAGTCACAAAAAATTTATAA
- a CDS encoding glycoside hydrolase family 1 protein codes for MNFPKDFLWGGAVAANQCEGAYDEDGKGLSVQDVAPKGWREAPTKLPTEDNLKLVGIDFYHRYQEDIRLFAEMGFKTFRLSIAWSRIFPQGDELEPNEAGLAFYDRVFDECHKYGMEPLVTLSHYETPLHLARTYDGWRSRQMIDFFEHYAKTVFTRYQDKIKYWLTFNEINSITHAPFLSGGIHTPKDELSKQDLYQAIHHELVASAKAVQACHEIIPTAQIGCMILGMPVYPLTPAPADVLAAMATERENFFFSDIQVRGAYPAYAKRFFKENGIELIMTPEDTAALKATVDFISFSYYMSTCESVDKTIEAGEGNILGGVPNPYLKASEWGWQIDPEGLRYYLNCLADRYQKPVFIVENGLGAVDELVELEDGTKTVLDDYRIDYMRDHLVQVSEAIEDGVEVMGYTSWGCIDLVSFTTAELRKRYGFIYVDRNDDGSGSLARYKKKSFNWYQEVIATNGESLVMK; via the coding sequence ATGAATTTTCCAAAAGATTTTTTATGGGGCGGCGCAGTTGCGGCTAACCAATGTGAAGGTGCTTACGATGAAGATGGCAAAGGTTTGAGTGTTCAAGATGTTGCTCCAAAGGGCTGGCGTGAAGCGCCAACGAAGTTGCCAACGGAAGATAATTTAAAGTTAGTTGGGATTGATTTTTATCATCGTTATCAAGAGGATATTCGTTTATTTGCCGAGATGGGTTTTAAAACTTTCCGTTTATCCATTGCATGGTCACGAATTTTCCCACAAGGTGATGAGTTAGAACCAAATGAAGCAGGATTGGCTTTCTATGATCGTGTATTTGATGAGTGTCATAAGTATGGAATGGAGCCTTTAGTGACGTTGTCACATTATGAAACACCATTACATTTGGCAAGGACTTATGATGGCTGGCGTAGTCGTCAAATGATTGATTTCTTTGAACATTATGCAAAAACAGTTTTTACACGCTATCAAGATAAAATAAAATACTGGTTAACGTTTAATGAGATCAATTCAATTACTCATGCGCCATTCTTAAGTGGTGGCATCCATACGCCGAAAGATGAATTATCTAAACAAGACTTATATCAAGCTATTCATCATGAATTAGTTGCTAGCGCCAAAGCGGTTCAAGCATGCCATGAGATTATTCCAACAGCTCAGATTGGTTGTATGATTTTAGGGATGCCTGTTTATCCGTTGACCCCTGCACCAGCAGATGTTTTAGCGGCAATGGCAACAGAACGAGAAAATTTCTTCTTTTCAGATATTCAAGTTCGGGGTGCATACCCGGCTTATGCCAAACGCTTCTTTAAAGAAAATGGAATTGAATTAATCATGACTCCCGAAGATACAGCAGCATTGAAAGCAACAGTGGATTTTATTTCATTTAGCTACTATATGAGTACGTGCGAGTCTGTTGACAAAACGATTGAGGCAGGTGAAGGCAATATTCTTGGCGGCGTGCCTAATCCGTATCTAAAAGCAAGTGAATGGGGCTGGCAAATTGACCCAGAAGGCTTGCGCTATTATCTAAACTGTTTAGCTGATCGTTATCAAAAACCAGTCTTTATTGTTGAAAATGGGCTAGGTGCGGTTGATGAATTAGTTGAATTGGAAGATGGTACGAAAACCGTTCTAGATGATTATCGTATTGATTATATGCGGGACCATTTAGTTCAAGTTAGTGAAGCAATTGAAGATGGCGTTGAGGTAATGGGCTATACGTCATGGGGTTGTATTGATCTTGTTAGCTTTACGACAGCTGAATTGCGTAAACGTTATGGTTTTATTTATGTGGATCGTAATGACGATGGTTCAGGGAGTTTGGCTCGTTATAAAAAGAAAAGTTTTAATTGGTATCAAGAAGTAATTGCAACGAATGGTGAGAGTTTGGTAATGAAATAA
- a CDS encoding MFS transporter: MSKKENAVWLTVRYSFLQSTYWMGFCAIFAFATIFLLDKGFTGKEVGIILAMANIGAAIIQPIVASFADQTQKITLKEMISIFALLVIILSILLINLPTIQWVVALLFISISTLMLTIQPLLNSLIFEYINQGISINYGLARGLGSLSFAAMSFILGFIVSKFSPAILPYLYILFYGLVGLIAYSFKTPTKMAGKQKIERAASKKGLKITELINFFKGYPQLLILLIGICCLFIFHNIINTYLIQIMHHVGGGDSDFGISLAVAASVELPMMMAFTFLVRKVKGSTLLKMAAFFFTIKAVVFLFAPSVGMIYFGQGLQFLSFALYIPASVYYINGIMRPEDKVKGQAIVIVAMTLGGVFGNLLGGVLLDSYGIFIMLLAGLISSLLGTILVFYSVKEI, from the coding sequence GTGTCTAAAAAAGAAAATGCTGTTTGGTTGACAGTTCGTTATTCCTTTTTGCAAAGTACGTATTGGATGGGTTTTTGTGCGATTTTTGCTTTTGCAACAATCTTTTTGTTAGACAAAGGATTTACTGGTAAGGAAGTTGGAATAATTTTAGCAATGGCAAACATTGGCGCTGCTATTATTCAACCAATTGTGGCAAGTTTTGCGGATCAGACACAAAAAATCACCTTAAAAGAAATGATTAGTATTTTTGCGTTACTTGTTATTATTTTGTCCATTTTACTAATTAATCTGCCAACTATTCAGTGGGTAGTCGCACTTTTATTTATTAGCATCAGCACTTTAATGTTAACGATTCAACCTTTACTAAACTCTTTGATTTTTGAATATATTAATCAAGGAATTTCAATTAACTATGGACTAGCTCGGGGATTAGGGTCGCTATCATTTGCGGCGATGTCCTTTATTTTAGGCTTTATTGTCAGCAAATTCAGTCCAGCGATTTTACCGTATTTATATATTCTTTTTTATGGTTTAGTTGGTTTGATAGCATATAGTTTTAAAACACCAACAAAAATGGCTGGAAAGCAGAAAATAGAAAGAGCTGCTTCAAAAAAAGGGTTGAAAATCACAGAATTAATCAACTTTTTTAAGGGCTATCCTCAGTTGTTGATATTATTAATTGGAATTTGTTGTCTATTTATTTTCCACAATATTATTAATACGTATTTGATTCAGATTATGCACCATGTTGGCGGTGGTGATAGTGATTTTGGTATTTCATTGGCGGTAGCAGCGAGTGTGGAGTTGCCTATGATGATGGCTTTTACTTTCTTGGTTCGCAAAGTAAAGGGGAGTACCTTGTTAAAGATGGCAGCTTTTTTCTTTACGATTAAGGCGGTTGTTTTTTTATTCGCTCCAAGTGTAGGCATGATTTATTTTGGACAAGGATTGCAATTTTTATCATTTGCTTTGTATATTCCGGCCTCAGTTTATTACATTAATGGGATAATGCGACCTGAAGATAAAGTGAAAGGGCAAGCTATTGTTATTGTTGCAATGACTTTAGGTGGTGTATTTGGTAATTTATTAGGTGGAGTTTTGTTAGATAGTTATGGCATTTTTATTATGCTTTTGGCTGGATTAATTAGCTCGTTGCTAGGAACTATCCTAGTATTTTATTCAGTCAAGGAAATTTAA
- a CDS encoding metal ABC transporter substrate-binding protein has product MKQRNKLSLIALTLGIILVMVGCGSNNNEAKDSTKLQVVTTFYPMYDFARNVTGDQAEVSVLMKAGTEPHDYEPSAKDIAKIADSDVFVYNSEEMETWVASVLKNVDTKKTVVIDASKEIKLLDGAEDHDHDEEGHDDHSHAHDPHVWLDPVLAQEEVNAIKAGVIKADPANKVMYEKNADAYNEKLEALNQKFVNGLKDAENRTFVTQHSAFAYLANRYDLKQVAIAGLSPDQEPSPAKLAELNDFVKDNDVKVIYFEETASPKIARTLANETGAALEVLSPIEGITKEEQDKGVDYIRVMESNLAALQKSIK; this is encoded by the coding sequence ATGAAACAAAGAAACAAATTAAGTTTAATTGCATTGACTTTAGGAATTATTTTAGTAATGGTTGGTTGTGGCTCTAATAATAATGAAGCAAAAGATAGCACTAAATTGCAAGTAGTAACGACTTTTTATCCAATGTATGATTTTGCTCGAAATGTAACTGGCGATCAAGCGGAGGTTTCAGTACTAATGAAGGCTGGAACAGAACCGCATGATTATGAACCAAGTGCTAAGGATATTGCTAAGATTGCTGATTCTGACGTATTTGTTTACAATAGTGAGGAAATGGAAACGTGGGTAGCCAGCGTTTTGAAGAATGTTGATACAAAGAAAACTGTGGTGATTGATGCAAGTAAGGAAATTAAATTACTGGATGGCGCTGAAGATCACGATCACGATGAAGAAGGCCATGACGATCACTCTCATGCCCATGATCCTCATGTTTGGTTAGATCCAGTATTAGCGCAAGAAGAAGTAAATGCAATCAAAGCAGGAGTAATTAAGGCTGATCCAGCAAATAAAGTAATGTATGAAAAAAATGCAGATGCTTATAATGAGAAGTTAGAGGCGTTGAATCAAAAATTCGTAAATGGTTTAAAGGATGCTGAAAATCGTACATTTGTGACGCAACATTCAGCTTTTGCTTATTTAGCCAATCGTTATGATTTAAAACAAGTCGCTATCGCTGGTTTATCACCAGATCAAGAACCTAGTCCAGCTAAGTTAGCTGAATTAAATGATTTTGTAAAGGATAATGATGTGAAAGTTATTTACTTTGAAGAAACGGCTTCACCAAAAATTGCACGAACATTAGCTAATGAAACAGGGGCAGCGCTTGAAGTGCTTAGTCCAATTGAAGGCATTACTAAAGAAGAACAGGATAAAGGTGTTGATTATATTCGAGTGATGGAATCGAATCTGGCAGCATTACAAAAATCGATAAAATAG
- a CDS encoding TetR/AcrR family transcriptional regulator: protein MYITRNVSMKSVYKKDLRVTKTHKLLSDALFSLLNKTSFEKVTVKDICDLAMVSRSSFYSHFEDKYHLLFFCLEQIKQEINEKIDYSQKEFIIEKVLMYIFENRKLFKLLFATQTSLELRQMLDTLFTEEIEDFLIKRSGTIHEPVAVSFSMESVFLAGGISHLIQWWVASDYQETVLEMTEFISKLFDYKE from the coding sequence ATGTACATAACTAGAAATGTGTCCATGAAATCAGTATATAAAAAGGACTTACGGGTAACGAAAACACATAAATTATTGTCAGATGCATTGTTTTCTTTGTTAAATAAAACAAGTTTTGAAAAGGTTACAGTGAAGGATATTTGTGACTTGGCGATGGTGAGTCGATCCAGTTTTTATAGCCATTTTGAAGATAAGTATCATTTGCTATTTTTTTGTTTGGAACAGATTAAACAGGAAATCAATGAAAAAATCGATTATTCTCAAAAGGAATTTATTATTGAAAAAGTACTAATGTATATTTTTGAAAATCGAAAATTATTTAAGCTCTTGTTTGCGACGCAAACTAGTTTGGAATTACGCCAGATGCTGGATACACTTTTTACTGAGGAAATTGAAGATTTTCTGATAAAAAGAAGTGGTACTATTCATGAACCAGTAGCTGTTTCTTTTAGTATGGAGTCGGTTTTTCTAGCAGGTGGAATTAGCCATTTAATTCAATGGTGGGTTGCATCAGATTATCAAGAGACCGTTTTAGAAATGACGGAATTTATTTCTAAGTTATTTGATTATAAAGAATAG
- a CDS encoding amino acid ABC transporter ATP-binding protein → MEKIIEVQHLMKSYGAHEVLKDIDFSVNKGEVVCVIGSSGSGKSTLLRCINLLEKLSGGDILYKGNNIMQDTHDINEYRKHLGMVFQQFNLFNNHDVLSNCMVGQIKVLKRSKEEAEKVARKNLQLVGMEQFSNAKPSQLSGGQKQRVAIARALSMDPDVLLFDEPTSALDPEMVGEVLKVMKELAKIGLTMLVVTHEMDFAKEVSDRVVFMDKGVIVEEGPPEEIFNHPKEDRTKEFLQRTLR, encoded by the coding sequence ATGGAAAAAATTATTGAAGTACAACATTTAATGAAATCATATGGCGCTCATGAAGTGTTAAAAGATATTGATTTTTCAGTAAATAAAGGTGAAGTTGTCTGTGTAATCGGTTCTTCTGGATCTGGGAAATCGACATTGCTACGTTGCATTAATTTGTTAGAGAAATTAAGTGGTGGCGATATTTTATATAAAGGCAACAACATTATGCAGGATACTCATGATATTAATGAGTATCGTAAACATTTAGGGATGGTTTTTCAGCAATTTAATTTGTTTAACAATCATGATGTTTTAAGCAATTGTATGGTGGGACAGATCAAAGTATTGAAGCGTTCTAAGGAAGAAGCTGAAAAAGTTGCTCGTAAAAACCTACAGTTAGTGGGGATGGAGCAATTTAGTAATGCAAAACCAAGTCAGCTTTCTGGTGGGCAAAAGCAACGGGTTGCGATTGCTAGAGCGTTATCGATGGATCCAGATGTTTTATTATTTGATGAACCGACTTCTGCGTTAGATCCTGAAATGGTTGGGGAAGTATTGAAAGTTATGAAAGAGTTAGCAAAAATTGGTTTAACGATGTTAGTCGTGACCCATGAAATGGATTTTGCAAAAGAGGTTTCAGATCGGGTTGTCTTTATGGATAAAGGGGTTATTGTGGAAGAAGGTCCTCCAGAAGAAATCTTTAATCATCCTAAAGAAGATCGGACAAAAGAGTTTTTGCAACGGACATTGCGTTAA
- a CDS encoding ABC transporter permease subunit (The N-terminal region of this protein, as described by TIGR01726, is a three transmembrane segment that identifies a subfamily of ABC transporter permease subunits, which specificities that include histidine, arginine, glutamine, glutamate, L-cystine (sic), the opines (in Agrobacterium) octopine and nopaline, etc.), giving the protein MKKRLVLGLALIAAFTFMIAGCASDKETDTFVVGMEAGYAPFNWTQTGDANGGVKIDGSADYAGGYDVEMAKKVADSMGKKLVIVKTEWDGLIPALTSGKINAVMAGMSPTAERKKTIDFSDNYYKSHLVMVVKKGGPYENATSIQDFAGAKITAQLNTFHYSVIDQIKGVKQETAMDNFTAMRVALQSGVIDGYVSELPEGITAESANKSFKMIEFKEGFVAAPEDTDTAVGLLKNSPLKTEVNQALAKISDEERSQMMEMAIKNQPSESEANAAAATDDPSAADLEDSGFSFKWVFKIIKENGPMFLRGAGITLLIALVGTIIGSILGLIIGVIRTIPTPDSKVKRGVLKVVNTILSIYIEIFRGTPMIVQAMVIFYGSAQAFGLDMSRLFAAILIVSINTGAYMSEIVRGGIVSIDKGQFEAAHAIGMNHIQTMMNVVLPQVVRNILPATGNEFVINIKDTSVLNVISVTELYFQTKSVAGNNFRYFESFLVACVIYFVMTFTVTRILRYVERRMDGPADFTMMGNQMQVSAIEDINDREGR; this is encoded by the coding sequence ATGAAAAAAAGACTAGTACTTGGATTAGCATTAATTGCTGCATTTACTTTTATGATTGCAGGTTGTGCATCTGATAAGGAAACAGATACGTTTGTTGTTGGGATGGAAGCTGGCTATGCGCCGTTTAACTGGACACAAACTGGGGATGCAAATGGTGGAGTTAAGATTGATGGATCTGCTGATTATGCAGGCGGTTATGATGTAGAGATGGCGAAAAAAGTCGCGGACAGTATGGGGAAAAAATTAGTTATCGTTAAAACTGAATGGGATGGTTTAATTCCAGCCTTAACTTCTGGAAAAATCAATGCCGTAATGGCGGGAATGTCGCCAACAGCAGAACGTAAAAAAACAATTGATTTCTCTGATAATTATTACAAATCCCATCTAGTTATGGTAGTGAAAAAGGGTGGTCCATATGAGAATGCAACATCCATTCAAGATTTTGCTGGTGCAAAAATTACAGCCCAATTAAATACGTTCCATTACTCAGTAATTGATCAGATTAAGGGTGTAAAGCAAGAAACGGCAATGGATAATTTTACAGCAATGCGTGTTGCCTTACAATCAGGTGTAATTGATGGGTATGTTTCTGAATTGCCAGAAGGAATTACCGCCGAATCAGCAAATAAAAGCTTTAAAATGATTGAATTTAAAGAAGGGTTTGTCGCAGCGCCAGAAGATACGGATACAGCGGTAGGGCTATTAAAAAATAGTCCATTGAAAACCGAAGTGAATCAAGCGTTAGCGAAAATTTCAGATGAAGAACGCAGTCAAATGATGGAGATGGCAATTAAAAATCAACCTTCTGAATCAGAAGCGAATGCAGCAGCTGCAACAGATGATCCATCGGCAGCAGACTTAGAAGATAGTGGTTTTAGCTTCAAATGGGTTTTTAAAATTATCAAAGAGAATGGACCAATGTTCTTAAGAGGAGCGGGGATTACCTTATTAATCGCTCTTGTAGGAACGATTATCGGTTCAATTTTAGGTTTGATTATTGGAGTGATCCGGACGATTCCAACGCCAGATTCTAAGGTGAAAAGAGGCGTCTTGAAAGTAGTGAATACCATTCTTTCTATCTATATTGAAATCTTCCGTGGAACGCCGATGATTGTTCAGGCGATGGTGATTTTCTATGGATCAGCGCAAGCTTTTGGCTTAGATATGAGTCGTTTATTTGCAGCTATTCTAATTGTATCGATTAATACTGGAGCCTATATGTCTGAGATTGTTCGTGGTGGGATTGTTTCGATTGATAAAGGTCAATTTGAAGCCGCTCATGCGATTGGAATGAATCATATTCAAACAATGATGAATGTTGTTTTACCACAAGTTGTTCGTAATATTTTGCCAGCAACTGGGAATGAATTTGTGATTAATATTAAAGATACTTCAGTGTTAAATGTTATTTCAGTTACAGAGCTTTACTTCCAAACGAAGTCAGTGGCAGGGAATAATTTCCGTTACTTTGAATCCTTCTTAGTAGCCTGTGTCATTTATTTTGTTATGACCTTTACGGTTACTCGAATTTTGCGTTATGTTGAGAGACGAATGGACGGACCAGCCGATTTTACAATGATGGGCAATCAAATGCAAGTATCAGCAATTGAAGATATTAATGATCGGGAAGGAAGATAA